The following coding sequences are from one Acipenser ruthenus chromosome 7, fAciRut3.2 maternal haplotype, whole genome shotgun sequence window:
- the LOC117415480 gene encoding beta-TrCP isoform X2, producing the protein MEPEAVLQEKALKFMSSDEREDCHNEEPPRKIIPEKNVYRQTKLANGTSSMIVPKQRKLSANYEKEKELCVKYFDQWSESDQVEFVEQLISRMCHYQHGHINSYLKPMLQRDFITALPARGLDHIAENILSYLDAQSLCAAELVCKEWYRVTSDGMLWKKLIERMVRTDSLWRGLAERRGWGQYLFKKKPQDGKTPPNSFYRALYPKIIQDIETIESNWRCGKHSLQRIHCRSETSKGVYCLQYDDQKIVSGLRDNTIKIWDKNTLECKQVLTGHTGSVLCLQYDERVIVTGSSDSTVRVWNVNTGEMLNTLIHHCEAVLHLRFSNGMMVTCSKDRSIAVWDMASPSDITLRRVLVGHRAAVNVVDFDDKYIVSASGDRTIKVWNSGTCEFVRTLNGHKRGIACLQYRDRLVVSGSSDNTIRLWDIECGACLRVLEGHEELVRCIRFDNKRIVSGAYDGKIKVWDLVAALDPRAPAGTLCLRTLVEHSGRVFRLQFDEFQIVSSSHDDTILMWDFLNDPDTQAESSCSPSRTYTYISR; encoded by the exons AGTTCTGATGAGAGAGAAGATTGTCATAATGAGGAGCCCCCTAGGAAGATTATCCCAGAGAAGAATGTGTACAGACAG ACTAAACTTGCTAATGGAACATCCAGCATGATCGTCCCCAAGCAGAGGAAGCTGTCTGCCAACTATGAGAAGGAGAAGGAGCTCTGTGTGAAGTATTTTGACCAGTGGTCAGAGAGTGACCAAGTGGAGTTCGTCGAGCAGCTCATTTCCCGGATGTGTCATTACCAGCACGGACACATCAATTCTTACTTGAAGCCCATGTTACAGAGGGACTTCATCACTGCACTACCAG CTCGGGGTCTGGATCACATTGCAGAGAATATCTTGTCCTACCTGGATGCCCAATCTCTCTGTGCGGCCGAGTTGGTTTGTAAAGAGTGGTACAGAGTGACATCAGATGGCATGCTGTGGAAGAAACTGATTGAGAGGATGGTCAGGACAGACTCTCTGTGGAGGGGATTGGCAGAGAGAAGAGGATG GGGCCAGTATCTGTTTAAAAAGAAGCCGCAAGATGGGAAGACCCCACCCAACTCATTCTACAGAGCACTTTATCCCAAAATTATACAGGACATAGAG ACAATAGAGTCAAACTGGCGTTGTGGAAAGCACAGCTTACAACGAATCCACTGCCGAAGTGAAACCAGCAAAGGGGTATACTGCCTGCAGTATGACGATCAGAAGATTGTGAGTGGTCTTCGAGACAACACTATAAAG ATTTGGGATAAGAACACGTTGGAATGCAAACAAGTTCTTACAGGACACACAggctctgtgttgtgtctgcAGTACGACGAGAGAGTCATTGTCACTGGATCTTCAGACTCCACTGTCAG aGTGTGGAATGTGAACACAGGCGagatgttaaatacattaattcaTCACTGTGAGGCGGTGTTGCATCTGCGCTTCAGCAATGGCATGATGGTGACCTGTTCAAAAGACCGCTCAATTGCAGTGTGGGACATGGCTTCCCCCTCAGACATTACTCTCCGGAGGGTGCTGGTGGGGCATCGGGCAGCAGTCAATGTTGTTGATTTCGATGATAAATATATAGTGTCTGCCTCGGGAGATAGAACTATTAAG GTGTGGAATAGCGGTACATGTGAGTTTGTTCGGACCCTAAACGGACATAAACGTGGTATCGCCTGTTTACAATACAGAGACAGACTTGTAGTCAGTGGATCCTCTGATAACACAATCAG ATTGTGGGACATTGAGTGTGGAGCTTGCTTACGAGTCCTCGAGGGTCATGAAGAGCTGGTACGATGTATTCGCTTTGATAACAAGAGGATAGTCAGTGGGGCTTACGATGG AAAAATCAAAGTTTGGGATCTGGTTGCTGCCTTGGACCCCCGAGCGCCTGCAGGCACTCTGTGTCTGCGCACTCTTGTG GAGCATTCAGGAAGGGTGTTCAGGCTGCAGTTTGACGAGTTCCAGATAGTCAGCAGCTCTCATGATGACACAATCCTAATGTGGGATTTCTTGAATGAcccagacacacaggcagagtcCTCGTGCTCCCCCTCCCGGACATACACCTACATCTCAAGATAA
- the LOC117415480 gene encoding F-box/WD repeat-containing protein 1A isoform X1 yields MEPEAVLQEKALKFMCSVPRSLWLSCSSLADSMPSLRCLHTPGTGTLTAFQSSDEREDCHNEEPPRKIIPEKNVYRQTKLANGTSSMIVPKQRKLSANYEKEKELCVKYFDQWSESDQVEFVEQLISRMCHYQHGHINSYLKPMLQRDFITALPARGLDHIAENILSYLDAQSLCAAELVCKEWYRVTSDGMLWKKLIERMVRTDSLWRGLAERRGWGQYLFKKKPQDGKTPPNSFYRALYPKIIQDIETIESNWRCGKHSLQRIHCRSETSKGVYCLQYDDQKIVSGLRDNTIKIWDKNTLECKQVLTGHTGSVLCLQYDERVIVTGSSDSTVRVWNVNTGEMLNTLIHHCEAVLHLRFSNGMMVTCSKDRSIAVWDMASPSDITLRRVLVGHRAAVNVVDFDDKYIVSASGDRTIKVWNSGTCEFVRTLNGHKRGIACLQYRDRLVVSGSSDNTIRLWDIECGACLRVLEGHEELVRCIRFDNKRIVSGAYDGKIKVWDLVAALDPRAPAGTLCLRTLVEHSGRVFRLQFDEFQIVSSSHDDTILMWDFLNDPDTQAESSCSPSRTYTYISR; encoded by the exons AGTTCTGATGAGAGAGAAGATTGTCATAATGAGGAGCCCCCTAGGAAGATTATCCCAGAGAAGAATGTGTACAGACAG ACTAAACTTGCTAATGGAACATCCAGCATGATCGTCCCCAAGCAGAGGAAGCTGTCTGCCAACTATGAGAAGGAGAAGGAGCTCTGTGTGAAGTATTTTGACCAGTGGTCAGAGAGTGACCAAGTGGAGTTCGTCGAGCAGCTCATTTCCCGGATGTGTCATTACCAGCACGGACACATCAATTCTTACTTGAAGCCCATGTTACAGAGGGACTTCATCACTGCACTACCAG CTCGGGGTCTGGATCACATTGCAGAGAATATCTTGTCCTACCTGGATGCCCAATCTCTCTGTGCGGCCGAGTTGGTTTGTAAAGAGTGGTACAGAGTGACATCAGATGGCATGCTGTGGAAGAAACTGATTGAGAGGATGGTCAGGACAGACTCTCTGTGGAGGGGATTGGCAGAGAGAAGAGGATG GGGCCAGTATCTGTTTAAAAAGAAGCCGCAAGATGGGAAGACCCCACCCAACTCATTCTACAGAGCACTTTATCCCAAAATTATACAGGACATAGAG ACAATAGAGTCAAACTGGCGTTGTGGAAAGCACAGCTTACAACGAATCCACTGCCGAAGTGAAACCAGCAAAGGGGTATACTGCCTGCAGTATGACGATCAGAAGATTGTGAGTGGTCTTCGAGACAACACTATAAAG ATTTGGGATAAGAACACGTTGGAATGCAAACAAGTTCTTACAGGACACACAggctctgtgttgtgtctgcAGTACGACGAGAGAGTCATTGTCACTGGATCTTCAGACTCCACTGTCAG aGTGTGGAATGTGAACACAGGCGagatgttaaatacattaattcaTCACTGTGAGGCGGTGTTGCATCTGCGCTTCAGCAATGGCATGATGGTGACCTGTTCAAAAGACCGCTCAATTGCAGTGTGGGACATGGCTTCCCCCTCAGACATTACTCTCCGGAGGGTGCTGGTGGGGCATCGGGCAGCAGTCAATGTTGTTGATTTCGATGATAAATATATAGTGTCTGCCTCGGGAGATAGAACTATTAAG GTGTGGAATAGCGGTACATGTGAGTTTGTTCGGACCCTAAACGGACATAAACGTGGTATCGCCTGTTTACAATACAGAGACAGACTTGTAGTCAGTGGATCCTCTGATAACACAATCAG ATTGTGGGACATTGAGTGTGGAGCTTGCTTACGAGTCCTCGAGGGTCATGAAGAGCTGGTACGATGTATTCGCTTTGATAACAAGAGGATAGTCAGTGGGGCTTACGATGG AAAAATCAAAGTTTGGGATCTGGTTGCTGCCTTGGACCCCCGAGCGCCTGCAGGCACTCTGTGTCTGCGCACTCTTGTG GAGCATTCAGGAAGGGTGTTCAGGCTGCAGTTTGACGAGTTCCAGATAGTCAGCAGCTCTCATGATGACACAATCCTAATGTGGGATTTCTTGAATGAcccagacacacaggcagagtcCTCGTGCTCCCCCTCCCGGACATACACCTACATCTCAAGATAA
- the LOC117415480 gene encoding F-box/WD repeat-containing protein 1A isoform X3, producing the protein MEPEAVLQEKALKFMCSVPRSLWLSCSSLADSMPSLRCLHTPGTGTLTAFQSSDEREDCHNEEPPRKIIPEKNVYRQTKLANGTSSMIVPKQRKLSANYEKEKELCVKYFDQWSESDQVEFVEQLISRMCHYQHGHINSYLKPMLQRDFITALPARGLDHIAENILSYLDAQSLCAAELVCKEWYRVTSDGMLWKKLIERMVRTDSLWRGLAERRGWGQYLFKKKPQDGKTPPNSFYRALYPKIIQDIETIESNWRCGKHSLQRIHCRSETSKGVYCLQYDDQKIVSGLRDNTIKIWDKNTLECKQVLTGHTGSVLCLQYDERVIVTGSSDSTVRVWNVNTGEMLNTLIHHCEAVLHLRFSNGMMVTCSKDRSIAVWDMASPSDITLRRVLVGHRAAVNVVDFDDKYIVSASGDRTIKVWNSGTCEFVRTLNGHKRGIACLQYRDRLVVSGSSDNTIRLWDIECGACLRVLEGHEELVRCIRFDNKRIVSGAYDGSIQEGCSGCSLTSSR; encoded by the exons AGTTCTGATGAGAGAGAAGATTGTCATAATGAGGAGCCCCCTAGGAAGATTATCCCAGAGAAGAATGTGTACAGACAG ACTAAACTTGCTAATGGAACATCCAGCATGATCGTCCCCAAGCAGAGGAAGCTGTCTGCCAACTATGAGAAGGAGAAGGAGCTCTGTGTGAAGTATTTTGACCAGTGGTCAGAGAGTGACCAAGTGGAGTTCGTCGAGCAGCTCATTTCCCGGATGTGTCATTACCAGCACGGACACATCAATTCTTACTTGAAGCCCATGTTACAGAGGGACTTCATCACTGCACTACCAG CTCGGGGTCTGGATCACATTGCAGAGAATATCTTGTCCTACCTGGATGCCCAATCTCTCTGTGCGGCCGAGTTGGTTTGTAAAGAGTGGTACAGAGTGACATCAGATGGCATGCTGTGGAAGAAACTGATTGAGAGGATGGTCAGGACAGACTCTCTGTGGAGGGGATTGGCAGAGAGAAGAGGATG GGGCCAGTATCTGTTTAAAAAGAAGCCGCAAGATGGGAAGACCCCACCCAACTCATTCTACAGAGCACTTTATCCCAAAATTATACAGGACATAGAG ACAATAGAGTCAAACTGGCGTTGTGGAAAGCACAGCTTACAACGAATCCACTGCCGAAGTGAAACCAGCAAAGGGGTATACTGCCTGCAGTATGACGATCAGAAGATTGTGAGTGGTCTTCGAGACAACACTATAAAG ATTTGGGATAAGAACACGTTGGAATGCAAACAAGTTCTTACAGGACACACAggctctgtgttgtgtctgcAGTACGACGAGAGAGTCATTGTCACTGGATCTTCAGACTCCACTGTCAG aGTGTGGAATGTGAACACAGGCGagatgttaaatacattaattcaTCACTGTGAGGCGGTGTTGCATCTGCGCTTCAGCAATGGCATGATGGTGACCTGTTCAAAAGACCGCTCAATTGCAGTGTGGGACATGGCTTCCCCCTCAGACATTACTCTCCGGAGGGTGCTGGTGGGGCATCGGGCAGCAGTCAATGTTGTTGATTTCGATGATAAATATATAGTGTCTGCCTCGGGAGATAGAACTATTAAG GTGTGGAATAGCGGTACATGTGAGTTTGTTCGGACCCTAAACGGACATAAACGTGGTATCGCCTGTTTACAATACAGAGACAGACTTGTAGTCAGTGGATCCTCTGATAACACAATCAG ATTGTGGGACATTGAGTGTGGAGCTTGCTTACGAGTCCTCGAGGGTCATGAAGAGCTGGTACGATGTATTCGCTTTGATAACAAGAGGATAGTCAGTGGGGCTTACGATGG GAGCATTCAGGAAGGGTGTTCAGGCTGCAGTTTGACGAGTTCCAGATAG